Proteins encoded by one window of Halomonas sp. SH5A2:
- a CDS encoding helix-turn-helix domain-containing protein yields the protein MSSKLTEKIRQIREVETSGRAEFSQLIGIPKKTLENIELTGRAPKGEMLEAICQQWPKYTLWLMTGQTDEPCGQVSPELERARRMLKKTGTDTD from the coding sequence ATGTCAAGCAAGCTAACAGAAAAAATCCGTCAAATTCGTGAAGTCGAGACGAGCGGGCGTGCGGAATTTTCCCAACTAATTGGAATTCCTAAGAAAACTCTTGAAAACATTGAGCTAACTGGTCGGGCACCTAAAGGCGAGATGTTAGAAGCCATTTGCCAGCAATGGCCGAAGTACACGCTTTGGCTAATGACAGGACAGACAGACGAGCCGTGTGGCCAAGTAAGCCCTGAGTTAGAAAGGGCACGCCGCATGTTGAAGAAAACAGGGACGGATACCGACTAG
- a CDS encoding IS3 family transposase (programmed frameshift) yields MPRYSKERKAVVLKKLLPPHNRSVVSVATEEGISDATLYSWLKQCREKGVPVPGYTQSDNEWSPDAKLAVVIETATLSETELGAYCREKGLYPEQIQQWKAACLQGAGQQEDQQKTAQKQRKQDRKTIKQLKAEVRRKDRALAETTSLLVLFKKARRLVRRRPEQRRGRLTPLEERARLITLFDEAVTGGASRYQAAAMIDVSERTLKRWRSGCGAVAEDQRPHAVQGSQPHQLTHEEEQAILSACNRSEYQSLPPSQIVPLLADQGVYLASESSFYRVLKKHQQQHHRGRMKPRRPVPEPTSFTATGPNQVWCWDISYCSSVVRGQHWYLYLIMDIYSRKIIAWEVHEAESGELAKHLLERALLREGCWHQPPVLHSDNGAPMTSYTLKARLTELGMLMSYSRPRVSNDNPYSEALFRTVKYCPAWPTKGFASLNAVRDWMLTFERAYNEQHLHSGIRYVTPADRHQGADRERLEHRKAVYERAKRRHPQRWSGNTRNWEVPGSVALNPGKLQEVERNKQAA; encoded by the exons GTGCCACGTTATTCTAAAGAGCGTAAAGCTGTTGTACTGAAAAAGTTGTTGCCACCCCATAATCGCAGTGTGGTATCTGTCGCCACTGAAGAAGGCATCTCTGACGCGACGCTGTATAGTTGGTTAAAACAGTGTCGAGAAAAAGGAGTGCCTGTGCCGGGTTACACCCAAAGCGACAACGAGTGGTCGCCTGACGCCAAGCTTGCCGTGGTCATCGAAACCGCCACCCTGTCAGAAACAGAGCTTGGTGCTTACTGCCGCGAAAAAGGCCTGTATCCCGAGCAGATCCAACAGTGGAAAGCCGCTTGTCTCCAGGGCGCTGGCCAACAAGAAGACCAGCAAAAAACGGCACAAAAGCAGCGTAAACAAGACCGTAAGACGATCAAACAGCTCAAAGCGGAAGTGCGTCGCAAAGACAGAGCCCTAGCGGAAACGACATCGTTACTGGTGCTCT TCAAAAAAGCTCGACGCCTTGTACGGCGAAGACCCGAACAGCGGCGAGGACGACTGACGCCTCTTGAGGAACGTGCAAGGCTCATTACGTTGTTTGATGAAGCGGTCACCGGGGGCGCTTCCCGTTATCAAGCAGCGGCGATGATAGACGTGAGCGAGCGCACGCTGAAACGCTGGCGTTCTGGGTGTGGCGCGGTGGCTGAGGATCAGCGCCCACACGCGGTACAAGGCAGTCAGCCGCATCAACTGACTCACGAGGAGGAACAGGCTATTTTGAGTGCCTGCAATCGCTCCGAGTATCAGAGCCTGCCACCGTCTCAGATCGTGCCGTTACTGGCAGATCAAGGGGTCTACTTGGCTTCCGAGTCGTCGTTTTACCGGGTACTGAAAAAGCACCAACAGCAGCACCATCGAGGGCGAATGAAGCCACGCCGCCCAGTGCCTGAGCCGACGAGCTTCACAGCAACCGGACCCAACCAAGTCTGGTGCTGGGACATCAGCTATTGCTCTTCCGTTGTGCGTGGCCAGCACTGGTATCTCTATCTGATCATGGATATCTACAGTCGCAAAATCATCGCCTGGGAAGTCCACGAGGCGGAATCAGGCGAGTTAGCGAAACACCTGCTGGAACGCGCTTTATTGCGCGAAGGCTGCTGGCACCAGCCTCCAGTGCTGCACTCGGATAACGGCGCACCGATGACGTCTTATACGCTTAAAGCGAGGTTAACAGAGCTGGGGATGTTGATGTCTTACAGTCGACCGAGAGTGAGCAATGACAACCCTTACTCGGAAGCGTTGTTCCGCACCGTCAAGTATTGTCCAGCGTGGCCCACAAAGGGCTTTGCATCGCTGAACGCGGTACGTGACTGGATGCTGACGTTCGAACGCGCTTACAACGAACAGCACCTGCACAGTGGCATTCGGTACGTGACGCCCGCTGATCGGCATCAAGGTGCCGACCGAGAACGTCTTGAGCATCGCAAAGCGGTTTATGAAAGAGCTAAGCGCCGACATCCACAGCGCTGGTCAGGCAACACACGAAACTGGGAAGTACCCGGTTCGGTAGCGCTCAACCCTGGCAAGCTGCAGGAAGTCGAGCGTAATAAACAGGCTGCTTAG
- a CDS encoding DUF4124 domain-containing protein — protein sequence MKKRSLLVFLALLPLSAQAELYKCVTNGHTTFQDFPCESGNAEPIQPSGISIYTPPDLSPQPRESRSVTPQPNRSRNNSSASSDYQSTTERRNAEVRARTRGVVIPGMSERQAISILGKPANISTRTRNGRTCRYLYWDGSRPFQDGYHRVTICGGEVSSYTGR from the coding sequence ATGAAAAAGCGCTCACTGCTCGTATTTTTGGCCCTGTTACCGCTCTCAGCTCAGGCTGAGCTATACAAGTGCGTCACCAATGGTCACACCACCTTCCAGGACTTCCCCTGTGAGTCGGGTAACGCAGAACCGATACAGCCTAGCGGCATTTCCATCTATACACCACCAGACCTGAGCCCACAGCCCAGGGAATCCCGATCTGTGACGCCTCAACCAAATCGCTCCCGCAATAACTCCAGCGCGTCTAGCGATTACCAATCAACCACAGAACGGCGTAACGCAGAAGTAAGGGCCAGAACGCGCGGGGTGGTCATTCCTGGTATGTCAGAACGCCAGGCCATCAGCATACTTGGCAAACCAGCAAACATATCAACTCGCACCCGCAATGGGCGCACGTGTCGATATCTTTACTGGGATGGAAGCCGCCCCTTCCAGGACGGCTATCATAGGGTGACTATTTGTGGTGGTGAGGTTTCTAGTTATACAGGGCGATAA
- a CDS encoding helix-turn-helix transcriptional regulator, with protein sequence MALFELHSRNLSQEQVAHTHDFHQLILATCGVTELSMEGQGERVTARRGCLIPSSRHHEYQGDGSNRTLVLDIPVAQLARLEKGGEIERLFDKPRFFSVPPALNQLTHALANQLEQCPALQNEIAILLLRALTMYLQDATPAATGQLGQHCISERLDLARLDAWLDQHLADEIRVEQLAALSALSPGHFHTCFRELTGVTPLAYVQRRRLEHARTLVRHSTLSLGHVAMLVGFRDQGSFSRAYRRYFDISPSSDR encoded by the coding sequence ATGGCCCTTTTTGAGCTGCATAGTCGCAACTTATCCCAGGAGCAGGTGGCCCATACCCACGATTTCCATCAGTTGATTCTGGCCACCTGTGGTGTCACGGAGCTTTCGATGGAAGGGCAGGGGGAAAGGGTGACTGCCCGCCGTGGGTGTTTGATTCCCTCGTCGCGCCATCACGAGTATCAGGGCGACGGCAGCAACCGTACCCTGGTGCTGGATATTCCCGTTGCTCAACTGGCTAGGCTTGAAAAAGGTGGCGAGATTGAGCGCTTGTTCGACAAGCCGCGTTTTTTCAGTGTGCCCCCGGCGTTAAATCAGCTTACCCATGCCCTGGCCAATCAGCTTGAGCAGTGCCCTGCGCTGCAGAATGAAATTGCTATCCTGCTGCTGCGCGCGCTGACCATGTACCTTCAGGATGCGACTCCCGCCGCCACTGGGCAGTTAGGCCAGCACTGTATCAGCGAACGTCTTGACCTCGCTCGTTTGGATGCCTGGCTGGATCAGCATCTGGCCGATGAGATCCGTGTTGAGCAGCTAGCCGCCCTGTCTGCCTTGAGCCCAGGGCATTTCCACACCTGCTTTCGCGAGCTGACCGGTGTGACGCCGCTGGCCTATGTCCAGCGCAGGCGCCTGGAGCATGCGCGTACGTTGGTACGGCACAGCACGCTCAGCCTGGGGCATGTCGCGATGTTGGTCGGTTTTCGCGACCAGGGCAGCTTCTCCCGCGCGTATCGGCGCTATTTCGACATCTCTCCCTCGTCTGACAGGTAG
- a CDS encoding RidA family protein gives MSVTYQDSNARMSQVAVHNGTVYLAGQVPTDASADIRGQTEQVLARIDQLLAQAGTSKEHLLSAQIWVTSMAEFDHMNAAWDAWVVPGRPPVRAAVEAKLAKPEWKVEIMVIAALPEA, from the coding sequence GTGAGCGTTACCTACCAAGACAGCAATGCGCGGATGAGCCAAGTGGCGGTTCATAACGGCACCGTTTACCTCGCGGGGCAAGTACCCACGGATGCCTCGGCGGATATTCGCGGGCAGACCGAACAAGTGCTGGCGCGCATCGATCAACTGCTGGCCCAGGCCGGCACCTCCAAAGAACATCTGCTTTCAGCGCAAATCTGGGTCACCAGCATGGCAGAATTCGACCACATGAACGCCGCCTGGGATGCCTGGGTCGTGCCGGGGCGCCCGCCCGTTCGCGCAGCCGTCGAAGCCAAGCTCGCCAAGCCCGAATGGAAAGTGGAAATCATGGTGATTGCCGCGCTGCCGGAGGCCTGA
- a CDS encoding ornithine cyclodeaminase family protein produces MRVVSAQDVAQTLSWEGLVKRLHATFVNGVESPPRHHHAMHRPDGEATMLLMPAWEEAGYIGVKMVNVFPQNADHGVPAISGLYLLSEGKHGQPLACIDGSELTRRRTAAASALAAQALANENAETLLVVGTGKLAPMVIEAHASVRPIKRVLIWGRNPSKAAAIADDYAERFETQVVDELADAVAEADIISCVTLSTQPLIKGEWLTPGTHLDLIGAFRPQMRETDALCLRRSEVFVDTYAGAKGEAGDILQAIDEGEFQLDQIQAELAEVLSEAKPGRSGEEAITLFKSVGASLEDLAAAIEVWESLPE; encoded by the coding sequence ATGCGGGTTGTATCTGCACAAGACGTTGCTCAAACGCTCAGTTGGGAGGGGTTGGTCAAGCGGCTACATGCCACTTTCGTAAATGGCGTTGAGTCGCCACCGCGCCACCATCACGCCATGCACCGGCCAGATGGCGAAGCCACCATGCTGCTGATGCCCGCCTGGGAAGAAGCGGGGTATATCGGCGTCAAGATGGTCAATGTGTTTCCGCAAAACGCCGACCATGGCGTCCCAGCTATCTCCGGGCTTTATCTGCTCAGCGAGGGCAAGCACGGTCAGCCGCTGGCGTGTATCGATGGCAGCGAGCTTACCCGGCGGCGTACGGCAGCGGCCTCGGCGCTTGCCGCCCAAGCCTTGGCGAATGAAAACGCAGAAACCCTGCTGGTTGTGGGCACTGGCAAGCTAGCGCCGATGGTGATTGAAGCCCACGCCAGCGTGCGGCCTATCAAGCGGGTGCTGATTTGGGGGCGTAATCCCAGCAAGGCGGCAGCGATAGCCGACGATTACGCCGAACGCTTCGAGACACAGGTGGTAGACGAGCTGGCAGACGCCGTAGCCGAGGCCGATATCATCAGCTGTGTGACGCTTTCCACCCAGCCGCTGATCAAGGGTGAATGGCTGACCCCCGGCACTCATCTGGACTTGATCGGCGCGTTTCGTCCGCAAATGCGCGAAACCGATGCCCTATGTTTGCGCCGCTCAGAGGTATTTGTGGATACCTACGCCGGTGCCAAAGGCGAGGCGGGGGATATTCTGCAAGCGATTGACGAAGGTGAGTTTCAGCTTGACCAGATTCAGGCGGAGCTTGCCGAAGTGCTATCTGAAGCTAAGCCCGGACGCTCGGGAGAGGAGGCGATTACGCTATTCAAATCGGTAGGTGCTTCGCTTGAAGATCTCGCCGCCGCCATCGAGGTATGGGAGTCACTTCCCGAATAA
- the dctP gene encoding TRAP transporter substrate-binding protein DctP, which yields MNANKSILISTLAALPLAIASATAQAQSNEMVIATQLPEDMSNNAIYPALVHFKNLVEARTDGDLAVNIFGGGQLGSEVENGSEVQGGRTLQSTIMSAGAMSSFYEDYQVVTAPFLFTNWRQAWTFFDSEWFADFMSGTIEDADMRYLGTFDDGGGFVAFTNNVRLIETVEDLEGLNIRTEENPAHVAIMQALGASATPLPWGELITALETGLADGQFNAPVLNTTFNFDAVTDYTTLTGHVYNSAPWVVSESWYQSLPEEQQQVLISSAREAIQMSHGMSGALATASWVESCERFEECYLMPDDERERMAEIARPAWQEWIVDDFGMDKDRVQGLLDEVESVGQTVAEEDYRVYGQ from the coding sequence ATGAACGCTAACAAATCCATATTGATTTCCACACTGGCAGCACTCCCGCTGGCGATTGCCAGTGCTACTGCCCAAGCGCAATCCAATGAAATGGTGATCGCCACCCAACTGCCGGAGGACATGAGCAATAACGCGATTTATCCGGCGCTGGTGCACTTCAAAAACCTTGTCGAGGCGCGTACCGACGGGGATCTTGCGGTCAACATCTTCGGTGGCGGCCAGTTAGGCTCCGAGGTGGAAAACGGCTCGGAAGTACAGGGCGGGCGTACCTTGCAGTCGACGATCATGTCGGCCGGGGCGATGTCGTCCTTCTATGAAGACTACCAGGTGGTCACGGCACCATTCCTGTTCACTAACTGGCGCCAAGCCTGGACCTTCTTCGACAGTGAATGGTTCGCTGACTTCATGTCCGGCACCATTGAAGACGCGGATATGCGCTACCTGGGCACCTTCGACGATGGCGGCGGCTTTGTGGCGTTTACCAACAATGTGCGCTTGATTGAGACCGTCGAAGACCTGGAAGGGCTCAACATCCGCACGGAAGAGAACCCCGCCCACGTCGCCATCATGCAAGCCCTTGGGGCGTCTGCCACACCGCTACCCTGGGGCGAGCTGATCACCGCCCTGGAAACCGGCTTGGCCGACGGCCAGTTCAATGCGCCCGTACTTAACACCACTTTCAACTTCGATGCGGTGACCGACTACACCACCCTTACCGGGCACGTTTACAACAGCGCCCCTTGGGTTGTCAGTGAGTCGTGGTATCAGTCGTTACCTGAAGAGCAGCAACAGGTGCTGATTAGCTCCGCGCGGGAAGCGATCCAGATGAGCCACGGTATGTCAGGCGCACTGGCGACCGCCAGCTGGGTGGAGTCATGTGAGCGCTTTGAAGAATGCTACCTGATGCCCGATGACGAGCGCGAACGCATGGCCGAGATTGCCCGCCCTGCATGGCAGGAATGGATTGTCGATGACTTCGGTATGGACAAAGACCGTGTACAGGGTCTGCTGGATGAAGTCGAAAGCGTCGGCCAAACAGTTGCCGAGGAAGACTACCGTGTTTATGGCCAATAA
- a CDS encoding TRAP transporter small permease, translating to MGVLQPLRRLSDGVNQVAIVVCVGCILAMLGISFTAFLYKLVTGSTLSWTYSLARLFLPWIGFLSMTISLRYGEHVAMTLLVRSLPRIMVKIAAGLCLAVIGLFALMLTWYGWEYFTSATQVYMVSAQIQISSKFTAVVLPISGVIMLLHLVHGFALLEHFLDDSHVIDELIETADGEPRS from the coding sequence ATGGGCGTATTGCAACCGTTGCGTCGCCTGAGCGATGGCGTCAATCAGGTGGCAATCGTGGTGTGTGTGGGCTGTATCCTGGCGATGCTGGGCATTTCGTTTACCGCCTTTCTCTACAAGCTGGTAACGGGCAGTACATTAAGCTGGACCTATTCACTGGCCCGGCTATTTCTGCCGTGGATCGGCTTTCTCTCCATGACCATTTCGCTGCGCTACGGCGAACACGTGGCCATGACCCTGCTGGTCCGAAGTTTGCCAAGAATCATGGTGAAAATCGCTGCAGGGCTCTGTTTGGCGGTGATTGGGCTGTTTGCGCTGATGCTGACCTGGTACGGCTGGGAGTATTTCACTAGCGCCACCCAGGTCTACATGGTGTCCGCGCAAATTCAAATTTCCAGCAAGTTTACCGCTGTTGTACTGCCCATTAGCGGCGTCATTATGCTGCTTCACCTAGTGCATGGTTTTGCCCTGCTGGAGCACTTTCTCGATGACAGTCATGTGATCGATGAACTGATTGAAACGGCCGATGGGGAGCCCCGCTCATGA
- a CDS encoding TRAP transporter large permease, translated as MTHAIVVFVLLLFIGAPVAVVMAMSGLAGGFALGGERMLGIIADRMFSGVSGFLLIAVPYFIFTAELMNQGGLTHKLIAFNNALFGRVRGSLSHVNISVSVFFAGLTGAAVTDTVAIGKIMIPEMKKQGYDAEYAAAVTACSSIIGPIIPPSVVMVVYATLLRDISVIDLFAGGIIPGLIMALALLGVSFFLAWKRNYPKQAPTPFKAAIVAFLVALPAMVVPLIILGGILSGLTTITEASGFAAVYAIVIGVVFYRNLTWRKIWDSLVTTVRFSGVVFFLLATSAVLGWFVTRSGIARDAASMITTVSDAAFVQLMLVCLLLIVIGTVMDVLPALVVIAPVLVPAMIQLGFDPLHFAILMIVVLNISNVTPPVGMTLMTAARIAEVPYEKAIIASLPFYVSFLAVIVLLAAFPALSTWIPSLL; from the coding sequence ATGACGCATGCAATCGTGGTATTCGTCTTGCTGCTGTTTATCGGCGCACCGGTGGCGGTGGTGATGGCCATGTCGGGGCTGGCCGGTGGCTTTGCGCTGGGCGGCGAGCGCATGCTGGGGATCATTGCCGACCGCATGTTCTCCGGCGTGTCGGGCTTTCTGCTGATCGCCGTACCCTACTTTATCTTCACCGCCGAGCTAATGAACCAGGGTGGGCTGACCCATAAACTGATCGCGTTCAACAATGCGCTGTTTGGCCGGGTGCGCGGCTCGCTCTCCCACGTGAATATCTCGGTCTCGGTGTTTTTTGCTGGGCTGACAGGCGCGGCGGTCACCGACACCGTCGCGATCGGCAAAATCATGATCCCCGAGATGAAAAAGCAGGGCTACGATGCCGAGTACGCCGCGGCGGTCACCGCCTGTTCCTCAATCATTGGGCCGATTATCCCGCCAAGCGTCGTGATGGTGGTCTACGCCACGCTGCTGCGGGATATTTCGGTGATTGATCTGTTTGCCGGTGGCATTATTCCCGGCTTGATAATGGCATTGGCGCTGCTGGGCGTGAGCTTTTTTCTGGCCTGGAAGCGCAACTACCCCAAGCAAGCGCCGACGCCCTTCAAAGCGGCGATCGTCGCCTTTCTCGTCGCGCTGCCGGCCATGGTAGTGCCGCTGATTATTCTCGGCGGGATTCTCTCAGGGTTGACGACGATTACCGAAGCCTCGGGCTTTGCGGCGGTTTACGCCATCGTGATTGGCGTGGTGTTCTACCGCAACCTGACCTGGCGCAAAATCTGGGATTCGCTGGTGACCACGGTGCGTTTCTCTGGCGTGGTGTTCTTCCTGTTAGCCACCTCGGCGGTGCTGGGTTGGTTCGTCACCCGTTCGGGCATAGCAAGGGATGCAGCCAGCATGATCACCACCGTCAGCGATGCCGCCTTTGTGCAGTTGATGCTGGTCTGCCTGCTGCTCATCGTGATTGGCACGGTGATGGATGTGCTGCCCGCGCTGGTGGTGATTGCCCCGGTGCTCGTGCCCGCGATGATCCAACTGGGGTTTGATCCGCTGCACTTCGCCATCTTGATGATCGTGGTGCTCAATATCTCCAATGTGACCCCGCCAGTGGGGATGACGCTGATGACCGCCGCGCGAATCGCCGAGGTGCCCTATGAAAAGGCGATTATTGCCTCGCTGCCGTTTTATGTGTCGTTTTTAGCGGTGATTGTTCTGCTGGCGGCATTCCCAGCGCTTTCTACCTGGATTCCTTCTTTACTCTAA
- a CDS encoding histone deacetylase family protein, with protein MKCFYHPDQAYHAPPTFLLRGQPAPSPEGPLRAELLTQGLASVGLTLTAPNEADSPTLRKRLEQIHTPRYLTFLDTIYARWQALPNAAEFVAPNIHPCGGGHHYPRHPIGQAGWHLHDMACPLSATSFQGALASAASAEAAAEEVFNGAPAAYALCRPPGHHAGPERAGGFCLLNNSALAATVLRERFAKVAIIDVDLHHGNGTQDIFYHRRDVWTGSLHADPSDFYPFFWGGADEEGSEEGVGANVNLPLPVGSDEVVYLDALAVLIDHLQRYAPDAVVVALGLDAHKDDPLAGLTVETDAFVELGKRLAALALPTVLVQEGGYPTEHLSANLAAFMQGFTA; from the coding sequence ATGAAATGCTTCTACCATCCTGATCAGGCCTATCACGCGCCGCCGACCTTTCTGCTGCGCGGCCAGCCTGCGCCTTCACCGGAAGGCCCGCTGCGCGCCGAGCTGCTTACCCAAGGCTTGGCGAGCGTGGGACTGACCCTGACCGCACCGAACGAGGCCGACTCACCGACACTGCGCAAGCGCCTGGAGCAGATCCATACGCCGCGCTACCTGACGTTTCTGGACACCATTTATGCTCGCTGGCAGGCGCTGCCGAATGCAGCAGAGTTTGTTGCGCCCAATATTCACCCCTGTGGCGGCGGCCACCACTACCCGCGCCATCCCATTGGACAGGCGGGCTGGCACCTGCACGACATGGCCTGCCCGCTAAGTGCGACCAGCTTTCAAGGCGCGCTGGCCTCGGCGGCAAGCGCTGAAGCCGCCGCAGAAGAGGTGTTTAATGGCGCGCCAGCGGCCTACGCGCTGTGCCGCCCGCCGGGCCACCATGCCGGGCCTGAGCGCGCCGGCGGCTTTTGCCTGCTGAATAACTCGGCGCTGGCGGCCACGGTGCTGCGCGAGCGCTTTGCCAAGGTGGCCATCATTGACGTGGACTTGCACCACGGCAACGGCACCCAGGATATTTTCTATCACCGCCGCGATGTCTGGACGGGCTCGCTGCACGCGGACCCCAGTGACTTCTACCCCTTCTTTTGGGGTGGCGCCGATGAAGAGGGCAGCGAGGAGGGCGTGGGCGCGAATGTCAATCTGCCCTTGCCGGTAGGCAGCGACGAGGTGGTGTATCTCGACGCTCTGGCGGTGTTAATTGATCACCTCCAGCGCTACGCGCCGGATGCCGTAGTGGTCGCACTCGGGTTGGATGCCCACAAGGACGACCCATTGGCAGGGCTAACCGTGGAAACGGACGCCTTTGTAGAACTTGGCAAACGCTTGGCCGCGTTGGCGTTGCCCACCGTTTTGGTCCAGGAGGGCGGTTATCCCACCGAGCACCTAAGCGCCAACCTGGCCGCCTTTATGCAGGGCTTTACGGCATGA
- a CDS encoding class II histone deacetylase has translation MSTTGFYWQERCFWHDLGAIGVFSAPGEFLQPQAASESPESKRRLKNILEVSGLIDELCVVKPPAATLDDLLRFHIPRYLDELQAGDNAWGGNGGDCAPYMPGSWAAATHSVGLALAAVEAVALGQVNNAYALCRPPGHHAEADQGRGFCLLGNIPVAVMRARALAQVKRVAILDWDVHHGNGQQAAFYNEPDVLTVSIHQAANYPLETGGFDEQGEDAGLGANLNLPLPPGCGLGAYDYAMERLVLPALEVFNPELIVVACGFDACAKDPLGKMLLNSQAFAAMTAQLKALAERCCDGKLVFVHEGGYSEGYAPLCGHAVIQALAGSAIAVPDPQNDEIAAWGYQALQPHQQTLIDSWRQQWEQAIR, from the coding sequence ATGAGCACGACCGGCTTTTACTGGCAAGAACGCTGCTTTTGGCATGATCTGGGCGCGATTGGGGTGTTCTCTGCGCCCGGTGAGTTCTTACAGCCCCAGGCCGCCTCGGAAAGCCCGGAGAGCAAACGACGGCTGAAGAATATCCTCGAAGTCAGCGGGCTGATTGATGAGCTCTGCGTGGTGAAACCACCTGCCGCGACGCTTGATGACCTGCTGCGTTTTCATATCCCGCGCTACTTAGACGAGCTGCAGGCGGGGGATAACGCGTGGGGCGGCAATGGCGGCGACTGCGCGCCTTACATGCCGGGCAGCTGGGCGGCGGCAACCCATTCAGTGGGGCTAGCCTTGGCGGCTGTTGAGGCCGTAGCACTGGGTCAGGTGAACAACGCCTACGCCCTGTGCCGACCGCCGGGCCACCACGCGGAAGCCGACCAGGGCCGCGGGTTCTGCCTGCTGGGCAATATTCCCGTCGCGGTGATGCGCGCCCGCGCTTTGGCGCAGGTCAAGCGCGTGGCGATACTCGATTGGGATGTTCATCACGGCAACGGTCAGCAGGCGGCGTTTTATAACGAGCCGGATGTGCTGACCGTCTCGATTCATCAGGCGGCCAACTACCCGCTGGAAACCGGCGGCTTTGACGAGCAGGGCGAAGATGCAGGCTTGGGTGCCAACCTCAACCTGCCGCTGCCGCCGGGGTGCGGCCTGGGGGCTTACGACTACGCCATGGAAAGACTGGTGCTGCCCGCGCTGGAGGTCTTCAACCCCGAGCTCATCGTGGTGGCCTGTGGTTTTGATGCCTGCGCCAAAGATCCATTAGGCAAAATGTTGCTCAACAGCCAGGCATTCGCCGCCATGACCGCCCAGCTTAAAGCGCTGGCAGAGCGCTGCTGCGATGGCAAGCTGGTGTTTGTCCACGAAGGTGGTTACTCCGAAGGCTATGCGCCGCTATGCGGCCACGCGGTGATCCAAGCCCTGGCGGGCAGTGCGATTGCCGTGCCCGACCCGCAAAACGATGAAATTGCCGCCTGGGGCTACCAGGCCCTGCAACCGCACCAGCAAACGCTTATCGATAGCTGGCGCCAACAGTGGGAGCAAGCAATCCGATGA
- a CDS encoding branched-chain amino acid transaminase, producing MTPLYDRDGWIWQDGEWRAWRDATVHLFTHTLHYGMGCFEGVRAYAGPSGTHLFRAAEHTRRLAESAHSLDMPLPFSEADLIEAQRECLARNDLSNAYLKPTVFFGAEGLGLRAQGLTTHVMVAAWDLGPYISPQAATHGLRALTSSWARHHVNISLCRAKTNGHYVNSMLALNTALKAGFDETIMLDPEGYVAEASAANVFLLRDGVLHTPEVTSCLQGITRDSVIQLAQKGLGIEVRERRMTRDELYTADEAFLTGTAAEILPLRELDGRRIGGRAGAPPANEPISPNSVTAQLQSLYRQAVRGELDDFRHWLTPA from the coding sequence ATGACACCGCTTTATGATCGCGACGGCTGGATTTGGCAGGACGGCGAATGGCGTGCGTGGCGCGACGCCACGGTGCACCTGTTTACTCATACGCTGCACTACGGCATGGGCTGCTTTGAGGGCGTGCGCGCCTACGCTGGCCCCAGCGGAACGCACCTGTTTCGCGCGGCAGAGCATACCCGCCGTTTGGCGGAGAGCGCTCATTCGCTGGATATGCCGTTGCCGTTCAGCGAAGCTGACTTGATCGAGGCCCAGCGCGAGTGCCTGGCCAGGAATGATTTGAGTAATGCCTACCTGAAGCCCACGGTATTTTTCGGGGCTGAAGGTTTGGGGCTACGTGCCCAGGGGCTCACCACCCATGTAATGGTCGCTGCCTGGGATCTAGGCCCGTACATTTCCCCCCAGGCGGCGACCCACGGTTTACGGGCGCTCACCTCTTCCTGGGCGCGCCACCACGTCAATATCAGCCTCTGCCGCGCCAAAACCAACGGCCACTATGTCAATTCCATGCTGGCGCTGAATACGGCGCTCAAAGCTGGGTTTGATGAAACCATCATGCTCGACCCGGAGGGCTACGTGGCCGAGGCCTCGGCGGCGAACGTCTTTTTGCTGCGCGATGGGGTGCTGCATACCCCGGAGGTGACCTCGTGTTTGCAAGGCATTACCCGGGATAGTGTGATCCAACTGGCGCAAAAGGGACTGGGTATTGAGGTTCGCGAGCGGCGGATGACCCGCGACGAACTCTACACCGCCGATGAAGCCTTCCTGACCGGCACCGCCGCCGAAATATTGCCGCTGCGCGAGTTGGATGGGCGGCGTATCGGAGGGCGCGCTGGCGCCCCGCCTGCCAACGAGCCGATCAGCCCAAACAGTGTCACGGCCCAACTGCAGAGCTTATATCGCCAGGCGGTGCGCGGTGAGCTGGATGATTTCCGTCATTGGCTAACCCCGGCGTAA